The following coding sequences are from one Frigoribacterium sp. Leaf415 window:
- a CDS encoding acetolactate synthase large subunit, producing MPAESTPTPGTATRTARPSAGASVGSPPAPPVLTGSGAILKSLEHLGVTDVFGLPGGAIIPFYDELMASTAIRHILVRHEQGAGHAAEGYAAASGRVGVAIATSGPGATNLVTAIADAYMDSMPLLAITGQVFSTLMGTDAFQEADIVGITMPITKHSFLVTKPEDIPATLAAAYQIASTGRPGPVLVDITKDAQQNSAPFIWPPVVDLPGYRPVTRAHGKQITAAAQMIADAKQPVFYVGGGVIRAGASAELKALVELTGAPVVTTLMARGAFPDTHPQHLGMPGMHGTVPAVLGLQESDLIIALGARFDDRVTGKAELFAPGAKVVHVDIDPAEISKIRIADVPIVGDAKIVIPDLTSAFAEVTGGVKPDIAAWWEHLDGLREQFPLGYTQPDDGLLSPQAIIQRIGQLSGPEAIYASGVGQHQMWAAQFIEYERPHAWLNSGGAGTMGYSVPAAMGAKVAQPDRVVWAIDGDGCFQMTNQELATCVINDIPIKVAIINNSSLGMVRQWQTLFYEGRHSFTDLNTGHETRMVPDFVKLADAYGALGIRVRTEDEVDAAIELALATNDRPVVIDFVVSRDAMVWPMVPQGVSNSEIQHARALAPEWDDEAPGTSASDTTRDGDMTGEHA from the coding sequence ATGCCTGCAGAGTCCACCCCCACGCCCGGCACCGCGACACGGACGGCCCGGCCGAGCGCCGGCGCGTCCGTCGGGTCGCCCCCCGCGCCTCCCGTGCTGACCGGGTCGGGTGCCATCCTCAAGTCGCTCGAGCACCTCGGCGTCACCGACGTCTTCGGGTTGCCCGGTGGTGCCATCATCCCGTTCTACGACGAATTGATGGCCTCGACCGCGATCCGGCACATCCTGGTCCGCCACGAGCAGGGCGCCGGCCACGCCGCCGAGGGCTACGCGGCCGCGTCGGGCCGCGTCGGCGTCGCGATCGCGACGTCCGGCCCCGGTGCGACCAACCTCGTCACGGCCATCGCCGACGCCTACATGGACAGCATGCCGCTGCTGGCCATCACCGGGCAGGTCTTCTCGACCCTCATGGGCACCGATGCCTTCCAGGAGGCCGACATCGTCGGCATCACGATGCCGATCACGAAGCACTCGTTCCTGGTGACGAAGCCCGAGGACATCCCGGCGACGCTCGCCGCGGCGTACCAGATCGCGAGCACGGGTCGTCCCGGCCCCGTCCTCGTCGACATCACGAAGGACGCGCAGCAGAACAGCGCCCCCTTCATCTGGCCACCCGTCGTCGACCTGCCGGGCTACCGGCCGGTCACGAGGGCACACGGCAAGCAGATCACCGCCGCGGCCCAGATGATCGCCGACGCGAAGCAGCCGGTCTTCTACGTCGGCGGCGGTGTGATCCGCGCCGGGGCGTCGGCCGAGCTGAAGGCCCTCGTCGAGCTCACCGGTGCTCCCGTCGTCACCACCCTGATGGCCCGTGGTGCGTTCCCGGACACCCACCCGCAGCACCTCGGGATGCCCGGCATGCACGGCACGGTCCCGGCCGTGCTCGGCCTGCAAGAGAGCGACCTCATCATCGCCCTGGGTGCGCGGTTCGACGACCGGGTCACCGGCAAGGCCGAGCTGTTCGCGCCGGGCGCGAAGGTCGTCCACGTCGACATCGACCCGGCCGAGATCTCGAAGATCCGCATCGCCGACGTGCCGATCGTGGGTGACGCCAAGATCGTCATCCCCGACCTCACGAGCGCGTTCGCCGAGGTCACGGGCGGCGTGAAGCCCGACATCGCGGCCTGGTGGGAGCACCTCGACGGGCTGCGCGAGCAGTTCCCGCTCGGCTACACCCAGCCCGACGACGGCCTGCTGTCCCCGCAGGCGATCATCCAGCGCATCGGACAGCTCTCCGGCCCCGAGGCGATCTACGCCTCCGGCGTCGGCCAGCACCAGATGTGGGCGGCCCAGTTCATCGAGTACGAGCGACCGCACGCCTGGCTCAACTCCGGAGGCGCGGGCACGATGGGCTACTCGGTCCCGGCCGCCATGGGGGCCAAGGTCGCCCAGCCCGACCGTGTGGTGTGGGCGATCGACGGCGACGGTTGCTTCCAGATGACCAACCAAGAGCTGGCGACCTGCGTCATCAACGACATCCCGATCAAGGTCGCGATCATCAACAACTCGTCGCTCGGCATGGTGCGGCAGTGGCAGACGCTCTTCTACGAGGGGCGCCACTCGTTCACCGACCTCAACACCGGTCACGAGACGCGCATGGTGCCGGACTTCGTCAAGCTCGCCGACGCCTACGGCGCCCTCGGCATCCGGGTCCGCACCGAGGACGAGGTCGACGCGGCCATCGAGCTCGCCCTCGCGACCAACGACCGACCGGTCGTCATCGACTTCGTCGTCAGCCGCGACGCGATGGTCTGGCCGATGGTGCCGCAAGGGGTCTCGAACTCCGAGATCCAGCACGCCCGTGCCCTCGCTCCCGAGTGGGACGACGAGGCGCCCGGCACGAGCGCCTCCGACACCACCCGTGACGGCGACATGACCGGAGAACACGCATGA
- the ilvN gene encoding acetolactate synthase small subunit, whose amino-acid sequence MSHVLSLLVEDKPGLLTRVAGLFARRGFNIESLAVGKSEVEGLSRITVVVDVEELPLEQVTKQLNKLINVIKIVELDYSQSVQREHLLIKVRVDNTTRSQVLEAVTLFRASVVDVSTDALVIEVTGDTGKTTALLRVLEPYGIKEISQSGLLAIGRGAKSITDRVFKN is encoded by the coding sequence ATGAGCCACGTCCTGTCCCTGCTCGTCGAAGACAAGCCGGGTCTGCTGACCCGAGTCGCCGGGCTCTTCGCCCGACGCGGGTTCAACATCGAGAGCCTCGCCGTCGGCAAGAGCGAGGTCGAGGGGCTGAGCCGCATCACGGTCGTCGTCGACGTCGAAGAACTGCCGCTCGAGCAGGTCACCAAGCAGCTGAACAAGCTCATCAACGTGATCAAGATCGTCGAGCTCGACTACTCGCAGTCCGTCCAGCGCGAGCACCTGTTGATCAAGGTGCGCGTCGACAACACGACCCGCTCCCAGGTGCTCGAGGCCGTCACCCTCTTCCGCGCCTCGGTCGTCGACGTGTCGACCGACGCCCTCGTCATCGAGGTCACGGGCGACACCGGCAAGACGACCGCGCTGCTCCGGGTGCTCGAGCCCTACGGCATCAAGGAGATCTCGCAGTCGGGCCTGCTGGCCATCGGCCGCGGCGCGAAGTCGATCACCGACCGCGTCTTCAAGAACTGA
- the ilvC gene encoding ketol-acid reductoisomerase — MTEIVYDNDADLSIIQGKKVAVIGYGSQGHAHALNLRDSGVEVVVGLKEGSKSRAKAQEAGFTVQTPAEASAWGDVIVILAPDQVQRHVYADDIAPNLADGKALVFGHGFNIRFGYIEAPEGVDVVLVAPKGPGHTVRREFEAGRGVPVIVAVEKDASGSAWDLAWSYSKGIGGLRAGGIKTTFTEETETDLFGEQAVLCGGTSQLIQYGFETLTEAGYQPQIAYFEVLHELKLIVDLIWEGGLAKQRWSVSDTAEYGDYVSGPRVITPDVKDNMKAVLADIQSGAFAKRFIDDQDAGAPEFKELRKKGEEHPIEATGQELRALFAWKQQDSDYVDGSAAR; from the coding sequence GTGACTGAAATCGTCTACGACAACGACGCCGACCTGTCGATCATCCAGGGCAAGAAGGTCGCCGTCATCGGCTACGGCTCGCAGGGCCACGCCCACGCGCTGAACCTCCGCGACTCCGGCGTCGAGGTCGTCGTCGGACTGAAGGAGGGCTCGAAGAGCCGCGCCAAGGCCCAAGAAGCGGGCTTCACCGTGCAGACGCCCGCCGAGGCCTCGGCCTGGGGCGACGTCATCGTCATCCTCGCTCCCGACCAGGTGCAGCGTCACGTGTACGCCGACGACATCGCCCCCAACCTCGCCGACGGCAAGGCCCTCGTCTTCGGACACGGCTTCAACATCCGCTTCGGCTACATCGAGGCGCCCGAGGGCGTCGACGTGGTGCTCGTCGCCCCCAAGGGCCCCGGCCACACCGTCCGTCGCGAGTTCGAGGCCGGCCGCGGGGTGCCCGTCATCGTCGCCGTCGAGAAGGACGCCTCGGGTTCGGCCTGGGATCTCGCCTGGTCGTACTCGAAGGGCATCGGCGGACTGCGCGCCGGCGGCATCAAGACCACCTTCACCGAAGAGACCGAGACCGACCTCTTCGGCGAGCAGGCCGTGCTCTGCGGCGGCACCTCGCAGCTGATCCAGTACGGTTTCGAGACCCTGACCGAGGCCGGCTACCAGCCGCAGATCGCCTACTTCGAGGTGCTCCACGAGCTGAAGCTGATCGTCGACCTGATCTGGGAGGGCGGCCTGGCCAAGCAGCGCTGGAGCGTCTCCGACACGGCCGAATACGGCGACTACGTCTCGGGCCCCCGCGTCATCACCCCCGACGTCAAGGACAACATGAAGGCCGTCCTCGCCGACATCCAGTCGGGTGCCTTCGCGAAGCGCTTCATCGACGACCAGGACGCCGGCGCCCCCGAGTTCAAGGAGCTCCGCAAGAAGGGCGAGGAGCACCCGATCGAGGCCACCGGCCAAGAGCTGCGTGCCCTGTTCGCCTGGAAGCAGCAGGACTCCGACTACGTCGACGGCAGCGCTGCTCGCTGA
- a CDS encoding mannitol-1-phosphate 5-dehydrogenase: MAQSKKAVHFGAGNIGRGFVAQFLHASGYEVVFADVNDDLIGALQSQSSFEVHEVGEDSRTTVVDGYRAINSRTDEAALVAEIATADVVTTAVGARILPFVAPVIAKGLAQRSADLAPLSVIACENAINATDSLAAAVREHDPAENAVFANCAIDRIVPEQAGGTLDVTIESFFEWVVESTPFGEHRPDIEGVTWVADLEPFIERKLFTVNTAHAAAAYHGFRKGLASIREALDDAEVMAEVRGVLAETKGLLVAKHELDADEQQAYIEKNLVRIANPHLPDTTERVGRNPLRKLSRHERFVGPAAQAAERGLPYDALVRAVRAALDFSVTDDVESVELQSLLTSGLGADELTRTLTGVQDDHPLFPALLAAVSSKLTA, translated from the coding sequence ATGGCTCAGAGCAAGAAAGCAGTGCACTTCGGCGCCGGCAACATCGGCCGCGGCTTCGTCGCCCAGTTCCTCCACGCGAGCGGCTACGAGGTCGTCTTCGCCGATGTGAACGACGACCTGATCGGGGCGCTGCAGTCGCAGTCGTCGTTCGAGGTCCACGAGGTCGGCGAAGACAGCCGGACGACGGTCGTCGACGGCTACCGCGCGATCAACAGCCGCACCGACGAGGCGGCCCTCGTCGCCGAGATCGCGACCGCCGACGTCGTGACCACCGCGGTCGGCGCCCGCATCCTGCCGTTCGTCGCACCGGTCATCGCCAAGGGCCTGGCCCAGCGTTCCGCCGATCTGGCGCCGCTCTCCGTCATCGCGTGCGAGAACGCCATCAACGCGACCGACTCTCTCGCGGCCGCCGTGCGTGAGCACGACCCGGCCGAGAACGCCGTCTTCGCGAACTGCGCCATCGACCGCATCGTGCCCGAGCAGGCCGGCGGCACGCTCGACGTCACCATCGAGTCGTTCTTCGAGTGGGTCGTCGAGAGCACGCCGTTCGGCGAGCACCGCCCCGACATCGAGGGCGTCACGTGGGTCGCCGACCTCGAGCCCTTCATCGAGCGCAAGCTCTTCACGGTCAACACCGCGCACGCCGCGGCCGCCTACCACGGGTTCCGCAAGGGGCTCGCGAGCATCCGCGAGGCCCTCGACGACGCCGAGGTGATGGCCGAGGTCCGCGGCGTCCTCGCCGAGACCAAGGGTCTGCTCGTGGCCAAGCACGAGCTCGACGCCGACGAGCAGCAGGCCTACATCGAGAAGAACCTCGTCCGCATCGCCAATCCGCACCTCCCCGACACCACCGAACGCGTCGGCCGGAACCCGCTGCGCAAGCTCAGCCGCCACGAGCGGTTCGTCGGACCGGCGGCCCAGGCCGCCGAGCGCGGGCTGCCCTACGACGCCCTCGTGCGCGCCGTGCGTGCCGCCCTCGACTTCTCGGTGACCGACGACGTCGAGAGCGTCGAGCTGCAGTCGCTGCTGACCTCGGGCCTCGGGGCCGACGAGCTCACGCGCACGCTGACGGGCGTCCAGGACGACCACCCGTTGTTCCCCGCGTTGCTCGCGGCGGTCTCGTCCAAGCTCACCGCATGA
- the serA gene encoding phosphoglycerate dehydrogenase, with translation MAKPVVLIAEELSPATVDALGPDFDVRSVDGTDRPALLAALADADAILVRSATQVDAEAIAAAPSLKVVARAGVGLDNVDIKAATTAGVMVVNAPTSNIISAAELTVGHILSLARHIPAAHSALAQGQWKRSKYTGVELYEKTVGIVGLGRIGALITARLQAFGVNVVAYDPYVTPARAQQLGVTLLSLDELLATSDFVTIHMPKTPETTGMIGLEQMKAMKKSAFVVNVARGGLIDEDGLYEALTTGEIAGAGLDVFVKEPPVDQKLLGLENVVVTPHLGASTDEAQEKAGVSVARSVRLALGGELVPDAVNVAGGVIDPYVRPGIPLVEKIGQVFSGLADSPLTSVDVEVRGDLVEYDVSVLKLAALKGIFTNIVSESVSYVNAPLLAEQRGITVRLLTDPTSDEYRNVITLRGSLSDGSQISVSGTLTGTKQVEKIVEINGYDVEVPIAAHHLVMVYTDRPGIVAVYGREFGDAGINIAGMQIARQSAGGQALSVLTIDSPAPDELVEKVRVAIDAKTLREIDVTL, from the coding sequence GTGGCCAAGCCCGTCGTGTTGATCGCAGAAGAACTGTCACCCGCCACCGTCGACGCCCTCGGGCCCGACTTCGACGTGCGATCGGTGGACGGCACCGACCGCCCCGCGCTGCTGGCCGCCCTGGCCGACGCCGACGCCATCCTCGTGCGGTCCGCGACGCAGGTCGACGCCGAGGCCATCGCCGCCGCCCCGTCGCTCAAGGTCGTCGCGCGCGCCGGCGTCGGGCTCGACAACGTCGACATCAAGGCGGCCACCACGGCCGGCGTGATGGTCGTCAACGCCCCGACGTCGAACATCATCTCGGCCGCCGAGCTCACGGTCGGGCACATCCTCAGCCTCGCGCGGCACATCCCGGCGGCGCACTCCGCCCTGGCGCAGGGGCAGTGGAAGCGGTCGAAGTACACCGGCGTCGAGCTGTACGAGAAGACGGTCGGCATCGTCGGCCTGGGCCGCATCGGCGCCCTGATCACGGCGCGCCTGCAGGCCTTCGGTGTGAACGTCGTGGCCTACGACCCCTACGTCACGCCGGCCCGCGCGCAGCAGCTCGGGGTCACGCTGCTGTCGCTCGACGAACTGCTCGCCACGAGCGACTTCGTGACGATCCACATGCCCAAGACCCCCGAGACCACCGGCATGATCGGCCTCGAGCAGATGAAGGCCATGAAGAAGTCGGCGTTCGTCGTCAACGTCGCCCGCGGTGGCCTCATCGACGAGGACGGACTGTACGAGGCCCTCACGACCGGCGAGATCGCCGGCGCCGGGCTCGACGTGTTCGTGAAGGAGCCCCCGGTCGACCAGAAGCTGCTCGGTCTCGAGAACGTCGTGGTCACCCCGCACCTCGGTGCCTCGACGGACGAGGCGCAAGAGAAGGCCGGCGTCTCGGTCGCCCGATCGGTGCGGCTCGCACTCGGCGGCGAGCTCGTGCCCGATGCGGTCAACGTCGCCGGCGGCGTCATCGACCCCTACGTGCGTCCCGGCATCCCGCTGGTCGAGAAGATCGGCCAGGTGTTCTCGGGCCTCGCCGACAGCCCGTTGACGAGCGTCGACGTCGAGGTTCGAGGCGACCTGGTCGAGTACGACGTCAGCGTGCTGAAGCTGGCGGCCCTGAAGGGCATCTTCACGAACATCGTCAGCGAGTCGGTCAGCTACGTGAACGCACCGTTGCTGGCCGAGCAGCGCGGCATCACCGTGCGTCTGCTCACCGACCCGACCAGCGACGAGTACCGCAACGTCATCACCCTGCGCGGCTCGTTGAGCGACGGTTCGCAGATCTCGGTCTCGGGCACCCTCACCGGGACGAAGCAGGTCGAGAAGATCGTCGAGATCAACGGCTACGACGTCGAGGTCCCCATCGCGGCCCACCACCTCGTCATGGTCTACACCGACCGCCCCGGCATCGTCGCGGTCTACGGTCGCGAGTTCGGCGACGCCGGCATCAACATCGCGGGCATGCAGATCGCCCGCCAGAGCGCCGGCGGTCAGGCCCTCAGCGTCCTGACCATCGACAGCCCCGCGCCCGACGAACTCGTCGAGAAGGTGCGTGTCGCCATCGACGCGAAGACGCTGCGCGAGATCGACGTCACGCTCTAG
- a CDS encoding MBL fold metallo-hydrolase, translating into MRLTKLEHACLILEKDGRKLVVDPGSFTAPLIDLHDVDAVVVTHEHADHWTPDQLTHLLATNPDATVYGPAGVATAAEGFDVHVVADGDTVEVGPFTLGFHGSRHAVIHESIPVIDNVGVLVDGSLFYPGDQFTVPPVPVDVLATPVGAPWLKVAEVIDYVAAVKPRLAFPTHEQTLSAPGLAMHFDRMKASAQSVGGDAVKLEAHESLDL; encoded by the coding sequence ATGCGCCTCACGAAGCTCGAACACGCCTGCCTGATCCTCGAGAAGGACGGGCGCAAGCTCGTCGTCGACCCCGGGTCGTTCACGGCCCCCCTGATCGACCTGCACGACGTCGACGCCGTCGTGGTCACCCACGAGCACGCCGACCACTGGACCCCCGACCAGCTGACCCACCTGCTCGCCACGAACCCCGACGCGACCGTCTACGGCCCGGCGGGCGTGGCCACGGCCGCCGAGGGCTTCGACGTGCACGTCGTCGCCGACGGCGACACCGTCGAGGTCGGTCCGTTCACGCTCGGTTTCCACGGCTCGCGCCACGCGGTCATCCACGAGAGCATCCCGGTCATCGACAACGTCGGCGTCCTCGTCGACGGCTCGCTGTTCTACCCGGGCGACCAGTTCACGGTGCCGCCGGTGCCGGTGGACGTCCTCGCGACCCCCGTCGGAGCACCGTGGCTCAAGGTGGCCGAGGTGATCGACTACGTCGCGGCGGTCAAGCCCCGACTGGCCTTCCCGACCCACGAGCAGACCCTCTCCGCGCCCGGACTCGCCATGCACTTCGACCGCATGAAGGCCTCCGCGCAGTCGGTCGGCGGTGACGCCGTGAAGCTCGAGGCGCACGAGTCGCTCGACCTCTAG
- a CDS encoding carbohydrate ABC transporter permease — protein MTATPTPVGVAVTPRTESQLKRGVAKIENSSGKLKKGSTSRGATIAALIIAVIWTLPTAGLFISSFRPANDIKTTGWWTVFANPGFTLDNYVNALNSGDSLTLGKAFLNSLVITLPAALIPITIASLAAYAFAWIDFKGRNTMFVLVFALQIVPIQMALVPLLRLFSDGLRIGGLYILPGLGVNGLDGSFAKVWIAHTIFALPLAIFMLHNFISEIPAEVIEAARMDGAGHGQVFFRIVLPLSMPAIASFGIFQFLWVWNDLLVATVFTSGQGLPITKALQDLSGSYGQSWELLTAGAFISIIVPLIVFFALQRFFVRGLLAGATKG, from the coding sequence ATGACCGCCACGCCCACCCCGGTCGGGGTCGCCGTCACCCCGCGCACCGAGAGCCAGCTGAAGCGCGGCGTCGCGAAGATCGAGAACTCGAGCGGCAAGCTGAAGAAGGGCTCGACGAGCCGCGGCGCGACCATCGCCGCGCTGATCATCGCCGTCATCTGGACCCTGCCCACGGCCGGCCTGTTCATCTCGTCGTTCCGCCCCGCGAACGACATCAAGACCACCGGCTGGTGGACCGTCTTCGCCAACCCGGGGTTCACGCTCGACAACTACGTGAACGCCCTGAACTCGGGCGACAGCCTCACGCTCGGCAAGGCGTTCCTGAACTCGCTGGTGATCACGCTGCCCGCGGCGCTGATCCCGATCACGATCGCGAGTCTGGCGGCGTACGCGTTCGCCTGGATCGACTTCAAGGGACGCAACACGATGTTCGTGCTGGTGTTCGCCCTGCAGATCGTCCCGATCCAGATGGCACTCGTGCCGTTGCTCCGCCTGTTCTCGGACGGCCTGCGCATCGGCGGCCTGTACATCTTGCCGGGGCTCGGCGTGAACGGCCTCGACGGGTCGTTCGCGAAGGTCTGGATCGCGCACACGATCTTCGCCCTGCCGCTGGCGATCTTCATGCTGCACAACTTCATCTCGGAGATCCCGGCCGAGGTGATCGAGGCCGCCCGCATGGACGGCGCCGGTCACGGGCAGGTGTTCTTCCGCATCGTGCTGCCGCTGTCGATGCCCGCGATCGCCTCGTTCGGCATCTTCCAGTTCCTGTGGGTCTGGAACGACCTGCTCGTGGCCACCGTCTTCACGTCCGGGCAGGGACTGCCGATCACGAAGGCCCTGCAAGACCTCTCGGGGTCGTACGGCCAGTCGTGGGAGCTGCTGACGGCCGGGGCGTTCATCTCGATCATCGTGCCGCTGATCGTGTTCTTCGCCCTGCAGCGATTCTTCGTGCGCGGCCTGCTGGCAGGAGCCACGAAGGGCTGA
- a CDS encoding carbohydrate ABC transporter permease, protein MSSFFQWLAGIPPLAQIPLILVAFTALVAVVLVFVEFAPRRGPQYTIIRLAVCVVVPVVVLLAFGLYNSVIWVAAIAAVLGGGLFLLDYRSKRGAGYSLQLIAFMAPAVFFLIIGLIYPTITTAGQAFMKNDGSGFAGLDNFVWVFTSPDGLTAFGNTLIWVLLAPITATAIGLAYAVFIDKSRGEKFLKLLVFMPMAISFVGASIIFKFFYDIRQGEQIGLLNGILVAFGGQPVDWLGLEPWNTLLLVIVLIWTQAGFAMTVLSAAIKGVPAEQLEAASLDGTNGFQAFRHITVPGIRTTIIVVLTTISIASLKVYDIVSAMTGGRNDTTILAFEMVRQFQLGSRTGYSSALAVILFVLVLPIVIYNARQIQKQREIR, encoded by the coding sequence ATGTCCAGTTTCTTCCAGTGGCTGGCGGGAATCCCGCCCCTGGCGCAGATCCCCTTGATCCTCGTCGCCTTCACCGCCCTCGTGGCCGTGGTGCTCGTCTTCGTCGAGTTCGCCCCCCGCCGAGGCCCGCAGTACACGATCATCCGACTGGCCGTCTGCGTGGTCGTCCCGGTCGTCGTGCTGCTGGCGTTCGGCCTCTACAACTCGGTCATCTGGGTCGCCGCCATCGCGGCCGTCCTGGGCGGCGGCCTGTTCCTGCTCGACTACCGCTCGAAGCGCGGTGCCGGGTACTCGCTGCAATTGATCGCCTTCATGGCACCCGCGGTCTTCTTCTTGATCATCGGGCTCATCTACCCGACGATCACGACCGCCGGCCAGGCCTTCATGAAGAACGACGGCTCCGGCTTCGCCGGCCTCGACAACTTCGTCTGGGTCTTCACGAGCCCCGACGGCCTCACGGCCTTCGGCAACACGCTGATCTGGGTGCTGCTCGCCCCGATCACCGCGACGGCCATCGGCCTCGCCTACGCCGTGTTCATCGACAAGAGCCGCGGCGAGAAGTTCCTCAAGCTGCTCGTCTTCATGCCGATGGCCATCTCGTTCGTCGGCGCCTCGATCATCTTCAAGTTCTTCTACGACATCCGCCAGGGCGAGCAGATCGGTCTGCTCAACGGCATCCTCGTCGCCTTCGGCGGCCAGCCGGTCGACTGGCTCGGTCTCGAGCCGTGGAACACCTTGCTGCTCGTCATCGTGCTCATCTGGACGCAGGCCGGCTTCGCGATGACGGTGCTGTCGGCCGCCATCAAGGGCGTGCCCGCCGAGCAGCTCGAGGCGGCCTCGCTCGACGGCACCAACGGGTTCCAGGCGTTCCGTCACATCACGGTGCCGGGCATCCGGACGACCATCATCGTCGTGCTGACGACGATCTCGATCGCGTCGCTCAAGGTCTACGACATCGTCTCGGCCATGACCGGCGGTCGCAACGACACGACCATCCTCGCGTTCGAGATGGTGCGTCAGTTCCAGCTCGGCAGCCGCACCGGCTACAGCTCGGCGCTCGCCGTCATCCTGTTCGTGCTGGTGCTGCCGATCGTGATCTACAACGCCCGTCAGATCCAGAAACAGAGGGAGATCCGATGA
- a CDS encoding ABC transporter substrate-binding protein: MRASLHRRFTGPLAILAASSFLLAGCSGTADPNDPNAGGAGAGDVGTADGVVNVYGTINGDEATLLEQSWADWEKANDIEIKYTGDKEFEKQIGIKVQGGDTPDLAIFPQPGLLADTVASGKVQELPEDALANVKEGWSEDWQKYGQVDGKQYGAPLMASVKGYVWYSPAKFEEWGVEVPKTYDELIALSKTIQEKTGGPSWCAGFNSGEASGWPGTDWVEDLVLREAGPDAYDSWVAGDTKFTDPEIKAAFDSVGDILLDPSLVNAGYGDVKSINSTAFGDVATNVANGSCALTHQASFFEGFLTAANNASGQPATVAEDGDVWAFLTPPMKEDDPAAVTGGGEFVAAFSNDDDTAKVQAYLASADWANSRVSLGGVISANKGLDPENAGSDLLKGAVEILQGTDTTFRFDGSDLMPKSVGSDSFWKGMVDWIDGTDTDTVLDEIQAGYTS; this comes from the coding sequence ATGCGAGCATCCCTGCACCGCCGCTTCACGGGCCCCCTGGCCATCCTGGCGGCGTCGAGCTTCCTGTTGGCCGGATGCTCCGGCACGGCCGACCCCAACGACCCGAACGCCGGAGGCGCGGGTGCCGGCGACGTCGGAACCGCCGACGGCGTCGTGAACGTCTACGGCACCATCAACGGCGACGAGGCCACGCTCCTCGAGCAGTCCTGGGCCGACTGGGAAAAAGCGAACGACATCGAGATCAAGTACACGGGCGACAAAGAGTTCGAGAAGCAGATCGGCATCAAGGTCCAGGGTGGCGACACCCCCGACCTGGCGATCTTCCCCCAGCCCGGCCTGCTGGCCGACACGGTCGCGTCCGGCAAGGTGCAAGAACTGCCCGAAGACGCTCTGGCCAACGTCAAGGAGGGCTGGTCCGAGGACTGGCAGAAGTACGGCCAGGTCGACGGCAAGCAGTACGGCGCCCCCCTGATGGCCAGCGTCAAGGGCTACGTCTGGTACTCCCCCGCCAAGTTCGAGGAGTGGGGCGTCGAGGTCCCCAAGACCTACGACGAGCTCATCGCCCTGTCGAAGACCATCCAGGAGAAGACCGGCGGCCCCTCCTGGTGCGCCGGCTTCAACTCGGGCGAGGCCTCGGGCTGGCCCGGCACGGACTGGGTCGAGGACCTCGTCCTGCGCGAGGCCGGTCCCGACGCCTACGACTCGTGGGTCGCGGGTGACACGAAGTTCACCGACCCCGAGATCAAGGCCGCCTTCGACTCGGTGGGCGACATCCTGCTCGACCCGAGCCTCGTGAACGCCGGTTACGGCGACGTCAAGTCGATCAACTCGACCGCCTTCGGCGACGTCGCGACGAACGTGGCGAACGGCAGCTGCGCCCTGACCCACCAGGCCTCGTTCTTCGAGGGCTTCCTGACGGCCGCGAACAACGCGTCCGGTCAGCCGGCCACGGTCGCCGAGGACGGCGACGTCTGGGCCTTCCTCACCCCGCCGATGAAGGAGGACGACCCGGCAGCCGTCACCGGTGGTGGTGAGTTCGTCGCCGCGTTCTCGAACGACGACGACACCGCCAAGGTGCAGGCGTACCTCGCCAGCGCCGACTGGGCCAACAGCCGCGTCTCCCTCGGTGGCGTCATCTCCGCGAACAAGGGCCTCGACCCCGAGAACGCCGGCAGCGACCTGCTCAAGGGCGCCGTCGAGATCCTCCAGGGCACCGACACCACCTTCCGCTTCGACGGTTCCGACCTGATGCCCAAGTCGGTCGGCTCCGACAGCTTCTGGAAGGGCATGGTCGACTGGATCGACGGCACCGACACCGACACGGTGCTCGACGAGATCCAGGCCGGCTACACCTCGTAA